A portion of the Bdellovibrionales bacterium genome contains these proteins:
- a CDS encoding metal-sensitive transcriptional regulator, translated as MEKKGTSHTSHLNRLKRLEGQIRGIAKMVEEKRYCMDILTQIKAVRSALGSLEEKIIEQHIDHCVRKAIGSNDKNEKGLVIKEIMELLESARAR; from the coding sequence ATGGAAAAAAAGGGAACTTCTCACACGAGTCATCTCAATCGCTTGAAGCGCCTTGAAGGACAAATTCGTGGGATCGCCAAGATGGTTGAAGAGAAGCGCTACTGCATGGACATTTTGACTCAAATCAAAGCGGTGCGTTCGGCATTGGGTTCTTTGGAAGAGAAAATCATTGAACAGCACATTGATCATTGTGTCAGGAAGGCGATTGGATCGAATGATAAAAATGAAAAGGGCTTGGTGATCAAAGAAATCATGGAGTTGCTGGAGTCTGCGCGAGCAAGATAG
- a CDS encoding HAD-IC family P-type ATPase has product MGNQKLMLNESVQLNEEVMRTLEEWGSLGHTPVFVAVEACLVMMIAVADPIKERAPGVVRELGEMGIEVWMMTGDSQRAAGSVANQVGIMRFAGEVLPGDKLMKVKELQSAGRRVAMAGDGINDAPALAQSDLGIAMSTGTDIAIESADMTLINGDLELLPIALKISRGTMKVVRQNLFLSFVYNGLGIPLAAGVLFPTTGTLLPPVFAAIAMALSSISVVLNSLRLKSKNLGGI; this is encoded by the coding sequence GTGGGCAATCAAAAATTGATGCTCAATGAATCCGTCCAACTCAACGAAGAAGTGATGAGAACTCTGGAGGAATGGGGCTCACTGGGTCATACTCCTGTGTTTGTGGCGGTAGAAGCTTGTCTTGTCATGATGATAGCAGTGGCTGATCCGATAAAAGAGAGGGCTCCTGGGGTTGTACGTGAACTTGGAGAAATGGGTATTGAAGTTTGGATGATGACAGGGGATTCGCAAAGGGCTGCGGGAAGTGTAGCGAACCAAGTTGGGATCATGAGATTTGCGGGAGAGGTTTTGCCAGGGGACAAACTTATGAAGGTCAAGGAATTGCAATCGGCAGGTCGCCGAGTGGCAATGGCTGGGGATGGTATCAATGATGCACCTGCCCTGGCTCAATCTGATTTAGGTATTGCCATGAGCACTGGAACGGATATCGCAATTGAATCTGCTGACATGACTCTGATTAATGGCGATTTGGAGCTTTTGCCGATCGCTTTGAAAATCTCCAGGGGCACCATGAAGGTTGTTCGTCAGAATCTATTTCTATCATTTGTTTACAATGGTCTTGGAATTCCCTTGGCGGCGGGAGTCTTGTTTCCGACAACAGGGACCTTGCTTCCTCCTGTTTTTGCTGCAATAGCTATGGCCTTGAGCAGTATCTCTGTAGTACTCAATAGCCTTCGACTGAAAAGTAAAAATCTTGGAGGCATCTAA
- a CDS encoding HAD-IC family P-type ATPase: MRIRMIVAGILTIPLFLLGMDLVPFAREWSTFVNHMMQLMCVLPILFWSGKRFIFGLFLTLRTGHANMNTLVGLGTLSAFVYSLVLTLSPNLFRYEGLSAHVYYESVGFIVLFILFGQFLENRAKLKTSMAVRGLFELKSKEALVVVNGEFTRVAIENVVVGDTVSVRPGERIPVDGTVLEGNSLVDESMVTGEPIPVEKRSGSEVIGGTLNQKGAFQMRACKVGSETFLSQIIRLVQDAQNSKAPIERFADRVSSIFVPTVFILACLSFSIWMLVGPEPRLTYGLVAFVSVLIIACPCALGLATPTAIIVGIGRGAQRGILFRSAEAIEVGEKITAIILDKTGTITEGHPKVLVTKILNNDGRWKKRNLQLALEPGESI; this comes from the coding sequence TTGCGAATTCGCATGATTGTGGCGGGAATTTTGACCATTCCACTTTTTTTATTGGGAATGGATTTGGTTCCTTTTGCTCGTGAATGGTCGACTTTTGTTAATCACATGATGCAGTTAATGTGCGTTCTTCCCATATTGTTTTGGTCTGGGAAGAGATTTATCTTTGGTCTGTTCCTCACTCTGAGAACGGGTCATGCCAACATGAATACTTTGGTGGGACTGGGAACCCTCTCGGCCTTTGTATATAGTCTCGTTCTAACTCTTAGCCCCAATCTCTTTAGATATGAGGGACTTTCTGCACACGTGTATTACGAGTCTGTTGGATTCATCGTGCTATTTATTTTATTCGGCCAATTTCTTGAAAACAGAGCCAAACTGAAGACTTCAATGGCCGTACGTGGTTTATTTGAGCTGAAGAGCAAAGAAGCTCTGGTGGTTGTCAATGGTGAGTTTACAAGGGTTGCAATTGAGAATGTTGTCGTTGGTGATACTGTTTCGGTTCGTCCGGGAGAACGAATTCCTGTTGATGGCACGGTGTTAGAAGGTAATTCGCTCGTCGACGAGTCCATGGTGACAGGAGAGCCAATTCCGGTAGAGAAAAGGTCTGGTTCTGAGGTCATTGGTGGGACGCTCAATCAAAAGGGCGCTTTTCAAATGAGAGCTTGCAAGGTTGGGAGCGAAACTTTCCTTTCTCAAATTATTAGATTGGTTCAAGATGCTCAAAATTCGAAGGCTCCCATCGAGCGGTTTGCGGATCGAGTGAGTTCAATTTTTGTCCCCACTGTTTTCATTTTGGCTTGTTTGAGTTTTAGCATTTGGATGCTCGTAGGGCCCGAGCCTCGATTGACTTACGGTCTTGTTGCCTTTGTTTCTGTGCTCATCATTGCATGTCCCTGCGCCCTGGGATTAGCGACACCCACGGCAATCATCGTCGGAATCGGTCGAGGAGCTCAGCGAGGAATTTTGTTTCGAAGTGCTGAGGCAATAGAGGTGGGTGAAAAGATAACAGCGATCATTTTGGATAAAACAGGAACAATCACGGAGGGTCATCCAAAAGTCCTTGTGACAAAAATATTGAACAATGATGGTCGTTGGAAAAAAAGAAATTTACAACTGGCTCTTGAGCCTGGAGAGTCGATCTGA
- a CDS encoding heavy-metal-associated domain-containing protein: protein MRQEYLVQGMTCASCARNIEASLRRMPEIESAKVNFVTNRATLIIKEGLGSIEATLIAVRKTAKDIGYEFIEIKKWPIANLRRNFRSCRSYRPQRSL, encoded by the coding sequence GTGAGACAAGAATACTTGGTTCAGGGTATGACCTGCGCTTCTTGTGCGAGAAATATTGAGGCGTCCCTCAGGCGAATGCCTGAGATTGAAAGCGCCAAAGTTAATTTTGTGACCAATCGGGCGACACTTATTATCAAGGAAGGCTTGGGGAGTATTGAAGCGACTCTCATCGCCGTCCGCAAGACAGCGAAGGACATCGGATACGAATTCATCGAAATAAAAAAGTGGCCAATCGCCAATCTCCGCAGAAATTTCAGATCGTGCAGATCCTATCGACCTCAGAGAAGCTTATGA
- a CDS encoding 6-pyruvoyl tetrahydropterin synthase family protein, producing MTTTFSFEAAHRLVKGYPGRCQNLHGHSFRITCEIKGLQLNQFGMLKDFADFKVIKDWCKENWDHATLLADSDELTIEFLRSTHQRHFVFSDNPTSEVIALYLLEKSADLGFPLDAVTIDETCTHSCTVRR from the coding sequence TTGACAACCACGTTTTCATTTGAAGCCGCACACCGCTTGGTTAAGGGCTATCCAGGACGCTGTCAGAATCTTCATGGCCATTCTTTTCGAATTACCTGTGAAATAAAGGGCTTGCAGCTCAACCAATTTGGCATGCTCAAAGACTTTGCTGACTTTAAGGTCATTAAAGACTGGTGCAAGGAAAACTGGGATCACGCCACGCTCTTGGCTGATTCAGATGAATTGACCATTGAATTTTTAAGATCCACCCACCAGAGGCATTTTGTATTTAGTGACAATCCCACTTCTGAAGTGATCGCACTTTATCTACTTGAAAAATCTGCAGATCTAGGCTTTCCATTGGATGCCGTAACCATCGATGAAACTTGCACTCATTCCTGCACAGTCAGACGCTAA
- a CDS encoding YheU family protein — translation MFDLKSDEIPIEIQLEQLSDEAIAGIIENFILREGTDYGSVEVSFERKSEQIRQQIDCGEIKIVFVQDSETINLLTNREFKLLISSNGPKLIS, via the coding sequence ATGTTTGATTTAAAAAGTGATGAAATTCCTATCGAGATTCAGCTTGAACAGCTTTCTGATGAGGCTATCGCGGGAATTATCGAAAATTTTATCTTACGCGAGGGAACTGACTACGGATCTGTCGAAGTGTCCTTTGAAAGAAAATCAGAGCAAATTCGCCAACAAATTGATTGTGGGGAAATAAAGATTGTTTTTGTTCAGGACTCAGAGACTATAAATTTACTGACAAATCGCGAATTCAAATTACTCATCAGTTCAAATGGACCAAAATTAATTTCTTGA
- the gcvT gene encoding glycine cleavage system aminomethyltransferase GcvT — MAFEKRTPLCERHEELGGKMVEFAGWRMPVEYSGLRKEHLNVRQIVGLFDVSHMGEVRVRGPKALETLEWLTSNWVGRLENGQAQYSLLTNFDGGVVDDLIIYCLKKNEDYLLCVNASNTDKDFAWIVENNRGAELTNESSKWGQIAVQGPKARELTSRIFGERVFDVPHFEFIESAFLDSKVYIARTGYTGEDGFEIFVPSIHTVSLWDSLLNKGHDLGVAPIGLGARDTLRTEMKYPLYGHEIDDQTNPYEAGLGWVVKPDKKDFIGREPICAIKASGLKSKLIGFKMVDRGIARQGYKLFSFDNKEIGKVTSGTVSPSLNENIGVGYVRADLAEIGADLMVEIRGRKLKAIIVKTPFVLLKF; from the coding sequence ATGGCCTTTGAAAAGCGAACGCCCTTGTGTGAACGCCATGAGGAGCTCGGCGGAAAGATGGTAGAGTTTGCTGGCTGGCGCATGCCAGTTGAGTATTCGGGCCTCCGCAAAGAGCATTTGAATGTGCGACAAATTGTTGGCCTGTTTGATGTCTCCCACATGGGTGAGGTGAGAGTTCGAGGTCCAAAGGCCCTTGAAACTCTCGAGTGGTTGACTTCCAATTGGGTGGGAAGACTCGAGAATGGCCAGGCCCAATACTCTTTGCTGACAAATTTTGACGGCGGTGTTGTCGATGATCTCATTATCTACTGTTTAAAAAAGAACGAAGATTATTTACTTTGTGTTAATGCTTCTAATACGGATAAGGATTTCGCCTGGATTGTCGAAAATAATCGTGGGGCTGAGCTGACCAATGAGAGCTCAAAATGGGGCCAAATTGCGGTGCAAGGTCCCAAGGCCCGAGAGCTGACTTCCAGAATATTCGGAGAGCGGGTTTTTGATGTTCCTCATTTCGAGTTTATTGAGTCCGCCTTTCTGGATTCGAAGGTTTATATTGCACGGACAGGCTACACTGGAGAGGATGGTTTTGAAATCTTTGTGCCCTCAATTCACACCGTTTCCCTTTGGGACAGCTTACTCAATAAGGGTCACGATCTTGGAGTTGCTCCTATTGGGCTTGGGGCTCGGGACACTCTGCGTACGGAGATGAAGTATCCCTTGTATGGGCATGAAATTGATGACCAGACAAATCCTTATGAAGCAGGTTTAGGTTGGGTTGTAAAGCCCGACAAGAAGGACTTTATTGGGAGAGAACCAATTTGTGCGATTAAGGCCTCAGGACTAAAATCAAAGCTCATTGGATTCAAAATGGTGGATCGTGGGATAGCTCGACAGGGTTACAAGTTGTTTTCTTTTGACAATAAAGAAATCGGCAAGGTAACAAGTGGAACGGTTTCACCCAGTCTCAATGAAAATATTGGCGTGGGTTACGTCAGGGCTGATCTGGCAGAAATCGGAGCCGATTTAATGGTAGAGATAAGGGGTCGAAAGTTAAAGGCGATCATTGTTAAGACACCGTTTGTGCTTTTGAAATTTTGA
- the folD gene encoding bifunctional methylenetetrahydrofolate dehydrogenase/methenyltetrahydrofolate cyclohydrolase FolD has translation MVIRLDGKIVSETRREALKVKIAEFFERTGVRPGLAVVLIGDDPASQVYVGSKIKSCQEVGIQSFEYRLKNEVSSDEVQALIRGLNDQKNIHGILVQLPLPQHLNEYQIMACLDVEKDVDGLRAESMGYLWTNQPRVIPCTPAGVMAILEHYQISLKGIDAVVIGRSNIVGKPMAHLLISADATVTVCHSRTKDLRSYTREADLVVAAAGQSRFLGRDDFKKNSVIVDVGIHRQVLPDGKSKLCGDVRYEELEGWARAATPVPGGVGPMTITMLLENTLRLAELAQT, from the coding sequence ATCGTGATTCGTTTGGATGGAAAAATAGTCAGTGAAACAAGGCGAGAAGCCTTAAAAGTAAAAATTGCGGAGTTTTTTGAAAGGACCGGAGTTCGTCCTGGCCTTGCTGTTGTTTTGATTGGGGACGATCCGGCCAGTCAGGTGTACGTGGGATCCAAGATAAAATCTTGTCAGGAAGTGGGAATTCAGTCCTTTGAGTATCGCCTGAAGAACGAGGTCTCCTCAGACGAGGTACAGGCCCTCATTCGGGGACTGAACGATCAAAAAAATATTCATGGCATTTTGGTCCAGCTCCCTTTGCCTCAGCATCTCAACGAGTACCAGATCATGGCTTGCTTGGACGTTGAAAAGGACGTTGATGGTTTGCGAGCAGAATCGATGGGGTATTTATGGACAAATCAGCCACGTGTGATTCCCTGCACTCCAGCCGGTGTTATGGCAATTCTCGAGCATTATCAAATCTCTCTGAAAGGGATCGACGCCGTTGTCATTGGCCGAAGCAATATTGTTGGTAAGCCAATGGCGCATTTGCTGATAAGTGCCGACGCAACAGTGACTGTCTGTCATTCTCGAACAAAAGATCTCAGATCTTATACTCGCGAGGCTGATCTGGTAGTTGCAGCCGCGGGTCAATCGAGATTTTTGGGAAGAGATGATTTTAAAAAGAATTCGGTCATTGTTGATGTGGGGATTCATAGACAAGTTCTTCCAGATGGCAAATCAAAACTGTGCGGCGACGTTCGGTACGAAGAACTTGAGGGATGGGCGAGAGCGGCTACTCCTGTGCCAGGTGGAGTTGGACCAATGACGATCACCATGCTTCTGGAAAATACTCTGCGTTTGGCAGAGCTCGCTCAGACCTAG
- a CDS encoding Flp family type IVb pilin — translation MPLNTPTIGRTRQGGQSLIEYLILVALMGVATIGIIRTLQGALNSRYASVIHSLQGTSKRAEIVPINESDLKRKDLGDFMNGAASRDGNSEK, via the coding sequence ATGCCGTTAAATACGCCAACCATAGGACGAACCCGCCAGGGCGGACAAAGTCTCATAGAATATCTCATCCTCGTGGCACTGATGGGTGTAGCAACTATCGGGATTATTCGAACCCTGCAGGGCGCTCTTAATTCCCGCTATGCTTCCGTGATCCACTCTCTTCAGGGCACCAGTAAGCGCGCAGAAATCGTACCGATCAATGAATCAGATCTAAAACGAAAAGATCTCGGTGATTTTATGAACGGAGCAGCTTCTCGCGATGGAAATAGTGAAAAGTGA